In the Desulfobacteraceae bacterium genome, GAAGGAGACCATTATGTATGCATTGGCGGTAAACGGGAGCCCGCGCAAGGAAGGAAACACCGAACTGCTTCTGAGGGAAGTCCTCACCGAACTGAAAAATGCCCGCTGGGAAACGGAACTGGTAAAGGTTGGCGGAACGTCCATTCGCGGTTGCATTGCCTGTCAGAAGTGCTTTGAAAACAAGGACAACGAATGCTCCGTCAAGAAGGACAAATTCAACGATGTCTTTTCTAAGATGCTCAAGGCCGATGCCATGATTTTGGGCTCGCCAACCTATTTCGCGGCTGTATCGGCTGATTTGAAAGCCCTGATCG is a window encoding:
- a CDS encoding flavodoxin family protein, coding for MYALAVNGSPRKEGNTELLLREVLTELKNARWETELVKVGGTSIRGCIACQKCFENKDNECSVKKDKFNDVFSKMLKADAMILGSPTYFAAVSADLKALIERAGYVAYANDHAFSGKIGAAVVAVRRGGATHVYDTINHMFQMSRMIIPGSTYWNMGFGLGKGEVLKDDEGLTNMRHLAKCIDWLGKAIVPHMGNYPRS